From the Cryptomeria japonica chromosome 2, Sugi_1.0, whole genome shotgun sequence genome, one window contains:
- the LOC131069534 gene encoding uncharacterized protein LOC131069534 isoform X1: MLFFPNDSLSFILLIFHKTLLIFFFHVKSAMASSTPRATPRSGRQRDKAWKYGIAGSKKGEVTCTECTRWMTGGINRLKYHLAQIPGYGVEACPKSTPEIIREMKAILAENDMHKEERQKTREAMAAAMNPTLSTSGPIGHSRGRQSLSSFGDNEGEASGTPVRSDPNFFVPRNVPGAQPSLEGTGWNREKHEQARIAASNFWFYNNLSFNAANNVYWESFVNACTVAGKGFKAPTSHDFSGLLLEKAVKNTEGVVDDQKRYWKRKGCSILSDGWTDGRNRTLLNFLVASNGAMVFIKSVDASNEIKNAETLCNLLDGVVWEVGVENVVQIITDNAAAYVSAGRMLMQRHPSITWSPCAAHCLDLVLEDIGKIGWVKKVVEDAKSFTKFIYNHTWVLALMRKHTNGKDLVRPGVTRFASHFITLQSILSAIPHHKQMFVSDAWLGSAYSKRLEAEKIVTIVFDEGFNKSGEELTAVSNKHKSKVYTILSIC; the protein is encoded by the coding sequence atgctatttttcccaaatgattcattgtcatttattttgttgattttccataaaaccctgctgatttttttttttcatgttaaatcagcaatggcaagttcaactccaagggcaaccccaaggtcaggaagacaaagagataaagcttggaaatatgggattgcaggaagcaaaaagggggaggtcacttgcaccgaatgcacaagatggatgactggtggaatcaatagattaaaataccaccttgcacaaatacctggatatggtgtggaggcatgccccaaatcaactcctgaaattattagagagatgaaggccattcttgctgagaatgatatgcataaggaagaaaggcaaaaaacaagagaagccatggcagctgcaatgaatcccacattgtccacttcgggtcccattggtcacagtcggggtcgtcagtcactttcatcttttggtgacaatgagggtgaggctagtggcactcctgttagatcagaccctaatttttttgtaccacgcaatgttccaggtgcacaaccttcacttgaaggtacaggatggaatagagagaagcatgaacaagcacggatagcagcttcaaacttttggttttacaataatctatctttcaatgcagcaaacaatgtgtattgggaaagttttgttaatgcatgtacagtggcgggtaaggggtttaaggccccaacaagtcatgacttcagtgggctattgctagagaaagctgtgaaaaatacagaaggtgtggttgatgatcagaaaaggtattggaagagaaaaggatgcagcattttatctgatggatggacagatggacggaataggactcttctcaacttcttggtggcttcaaatggtgcaatggtattcataaagtctgttgatgcctcaaatgaaataaaaaatgcagagactttgtgtaatctgttggatggtgtggtttgggaagttggagttgagaatgttgtccaaattatcacggacaacgcagctgcatatgtatctgcaggtagaatgcttatgcagaggcatccttcgattacatggagtccttgtgctgcacattgcttggacttggtgctagaggacattgggaagattggatgggtgaagaaggtggttgaagatgcaaaaagtttcaccaaattcatctacaaccatacttgggtgcttgctttgatgagaaaacacacaaatggcaaggaccttgtgcgacctggagtgacacgatttgctagccacttcatcactttgcagagcattcttagtgccattcctcatcataagcagatgtttgtgtcagatgcttggttggggtctgcatactccaaaagacttgaagcagagaagattgtgaccattgtttttgatgaagggttcaataaaagtggtgaggagttgactgcggtaagtaacaaacacaaaagtaaagtttatacaatcttgtctatttgctga
- the LOC131069534 gene encoding uncharacterized protein LOC131069534 isoform X2 — MASSTPRATPRSGRQRDKAWKYGIAGSKKGEVTCTECTRWMTGGINRLKYHLAQIPGYGVEACPKSTPEIIREMKAILAENDMHKEERQKTREAMAAAMNPTLSTSGPIGHSRGRQSLSSFGDNEGEASGTPVRSDPNFFVPRNVPGAQPSLEGTGWNREKHEQARIAASNFWFYNNLSFNAANNVYWESFVNACTVAGKGFKAPTSHDFSGLLLEKAVKNTEGVVDDQKRYWKRKGCSILSDGWTDGRNRTLLNFLVASNGAMVFIKSVDASNEIKNAETLCNLLDGVVWEVGVENVVQIITDNAAAYVSAGRMLMQRHPSITWSPCAAHCLDLVLEDIGKIGWVKKVVEDAKSFTKFIYNHTWVLALMRKHTNGKDLVRPGVTRFASHFITLQSILSAIPHHKQMFVSDAWLGSAYSKRLEAEKIVTIVFDEGFNKSGEELTAVSNKHKSKVYTILSIC; from the coding sequence atggcaagttcaactccaagggcaaccccaaggtcaggaagacaaagagataaagcttggaaatatgggattgcaggaagcaaaaagggggaggtcacttgcaccgaatgcacaagatggatgactggtggaatcaatagattaaaataccaccttgcacaaatacctggatatggtgtggaggcatgccccaaatcaactcctgaaattattagagagatgaaggccattcttgctgagaatgatatgcataaggaagaaaggcaaaaaacaagagaagccatggcagctgcaatgaatcccacattgtccacttcgggtcccattggtcacagtcggggtcgtcagtcactttcatcttttggtgacaatgagggtgaggctagtggcactcctgttagatcagaccctaatttttttgtaccacgcaatgttccaggtgcacaaccttcacttgaaggtacaggatggaatagagagaagcatgaacaagcacggatagcagcttcaaacttttggttttacaataatctatctttcaatgcagcaaacaatgtgtattgggaaagttttgttaatgcatgtacagtggcgggtaaggggtttaaggccccaacaagtcatgacttcagtgggctattgctagagaaagctgtgaaaaatacagaaggtgtggttgatgatcagaaaaggtattggaagagaaaaggatgcagcattttatctgatggatggacagatggacggaataggactcttctcaacttcttggtggcttcaaatggtgcaatggtattcataaagtctgttgatgcctcaaatgaaataaaaaatgcagagactttgtgtaatctgttggatggtgtggtttgggaagttggagttgagaatgttgtccaaattatcacggacaacgcagctgcatatgtatctgcaggtagaatgcttatgcagaggcatccttcgattacatggagtccttgtgctgcacattgcttggacttggtgctagaggacattgggaagattggatgggtgaagaaggtggttgaagatgcaaaaagtttcaccaaattcatctacaaccatacttgggtgcttgctttgatgagaaaacacacaaatggcaaggaccttgtgcgacctggagtgacacgatttgctagccacttcatcactttgcagagcattcttagtgccattcctcatcataagcagatgtttgtgtcagatgcttggttggggtctgcatactccaaaagacttgaagcagagaagattgtgaccattgtttttgatgaagggttcaataaaagtggtgaggagttgactgcggtaagtaacaaacacaaaagtaaagtttatacaatcttgtctatttgctga